A region of Shewanella psychromarinicola DNA encodes the following proteins:
- a CDS encoding SoxR reducing system RseC family protein: protein MMEEIARVVDYQQGWVTVEVELKSACNHCASSENCGTSTIAKAFSVHTQRFSLPSDKPCRSGDLLKIGLPESVIIKAAALVYLLPLLGMFLSAIIGHMLAAGLGLSTNGFAMAFGASGALVAWFVGKHFATQLEALATPVIITYLGQEVGIISATR, encoded by the coding sequence ATGATGGAAGAAATTGCCCGCGTGGTTGATTATCAACAAGGCTGGGTCACCGTTGAAGTAGAATTAAAAAGTGCTTGTAATCATTGTGCCAGCAGTGAAAATTGCGGTACTTCAACCATCGCCAAGGCCTTTTCGGTTCATACTCAGCGTTTTTCATTACCCAGTGATAAACCTTGCCGTAGCGGTGATTTGCTTAAAATTGGCTTGCCTGAAAGTGTGATCATCAAGGCGGCTGCATTAGTCTATTTGTTGCCATTATTAGGCATGTTTCTATCGGCCATTATTGGGCATATGCTGGCCGCGGGTTTAGGGCTAAGTACCAATGGTTTTGCAATGGCTTTTGGGGCTTCAGGGGCGTTGGTAGCATGGTTTGTCGGCAAACACTTTGCTACCCAACTTGAAGCACTCGCTACGCCTGTGATCATCACCTATTTAGGCCAAGAAGTAGGGATTATTAGCGCGACTCGTTAG
- the lepA gene encoding translation elongation factor 4 yields MKHIRNFSIIAHIDHGKSTLSDRLIQVCGGLTDREMAAQVLDSMDLERERGITIKAQSVTLDYHAKDGKTYLLNFIDTPGHVDFSYEVSRSLAACEGALLVVDAGQGVEAQTLANCYTALEMNLDVVPVLNKIDLPQAEPDRVAAEIEDIVGIAAIDAVRCSAKTGVGVDLVLEEIIAKIPPPEGDETAPLQALIVDSWFDAYQGVVSLVRIKNGVLKKGDKFKVMSTGQNYNADRIGIFTPKEKDKTELRAGEVGYVISGIKEIHGAPVGDTLTHAKNGADKPLPGFKRVKPQVYAGVFPISTDEYESFRDALNKLSLNDASLFFEPETSSALGFGFRIGFLGLLHMEIVQERLEREYDLDLITTAPTVVYEVIMNSGETVYVDNPSDLPALNNIEEIREPIVEANILVPKEYLGNVITLCIEKRGSQTNMVYHGNQVAVTYHLPMAEVVMDFFDRLKSTSRGYASLEYNFIHFEPADMVRLDILINSDRVDALAMIIHRSNIRHRGLALVDKMKELIPRQMFDIAIQAAVGSQIIARSSIKALRKDVTAKCYGGDVSRKKKLLNKQKEGKKRMKQVGNVEVPQEAFLAVLKLNN; encoded by the coding sequence ATGAAACACATTAGAAACTTCTCGATTATTGCCCATATCGACCATGGTAAATCAACTTTATCCGATCGCCTTATTCAGGTATGTGGCGGCTTAACTGACCGTGAAATGGCTGCACAGGTTTTAGATTCAATGGATCTAGAACGTGAGCGTGGCATTACGATTAAAGCCCAAAGTGTCACCCTAGATTACCATGCAAAAGATGGTAAAACTTATCTACTTAACTTCATTGATACACCTGGCCACGTAGACTTTTCTTATGAAGTTTCACGCTCTCTGGCTGCTTGTGAAGGTGCATTGTTAGTGGTTGATGCTGGTCAAGGCGTAGAAGCTCAGACATTAGCAAACTGCTATACCGCACTAGAGATGAATTTGGACGTTGTTCCAGTATTAAACAAAATTGACTTACCTCAGGCTGAACCTGACCGTGTCGCCGCTGAAATTGAAGATATTGTTGGTATTGCTGCCATCGATGCAGTGCGTTGCTCGGCAAAGACAGGGGTGGGTGTTGATTTAGTATTAGAAGAAATTATTGCCAAAATTCCACCTCCAGAGGGTGATGAGACTGCACCATTACAAGCGCTGATTGTCGACTCATGGTTTGATGCATATCAGGGTGTAGTGTCTTTAGTCCGTATTAAGAATGGCGTACTTAAGAAAGGTGACAAATTCAAAGTGATGTCCACAGGACAAAACTATAACGCCGATCGCATCGGGATTTTTACACCAAAAGAAAAAGACAAAACAGAGCTTCGTGCCGGTGAAGTGGGTTATGTGATTTCTGGTATTAAAGAAATTCATGGTGCGCCAGTGGGCGATACCTTGACCCATGCAAAAAATGGTGCAGATAAACCTCTACCTGGGTTTAAGCGCGTTAAGCCGCAGGTTTATGCCGGTGTATTCCCAATCTCTACCGATGAATATGAGAGCTTCCGCGATGCGTTGAATAAATTAAGTTTAAATGACGCATCACTGTTTTTTGAACCTGAAACATCCTCCGCGTTAGGTTTTGGTTTCCGTATCGGTTTCCTTGGTCTACTCCACATGGAGATTGTGCAGGAGCGCTTAGAGCGCGAATACGATCTCGATTTGATCACCACAGCTCCCACCGTAGTTTACGAAGTTATTATGAACAGTGGTGAAACTGTTTATGTTGATAATCCATCGGATTTACCTGCGCTGAACAACATCGAAGAAATTCGTGAACCGATTGTTGAAGCCAATATATTAGTGCCAAAAGAATACTTAGGTAACGTGATTACCTTGTGTATTGAAAAGCGTGGTTCACAAACTAATATGGTATATCACGGTAATCAAGTGGCGGTTACTTATCACTTACCGATGGCTGAAGTGGTCATGGATTTCTTTGACCGTCTTAAGTCAACGAGTCGTGGTTATGCATCATTAGAGTATAACTTTATTCACTTTGAACCTGCGGACATGGTGCGATTAGATATTTTAATCAACAGCGATCGTGTTGATGCGTTAGCGATGATTATTCACCGCAGTAATATTCGTCATCGTGGTTTAGCTTTGGTTGATAAGATGAAAGAGCTGATCCCTCGACAAATGTTTGATATTGCGATTCAGGCCGCTGTTGGCAGTCAGATTATCGCTCGTTCAAGCATTAAAGCGTTGCGTAAAGACGTTACCGCTAAGTGTTATGGTGGCGACGTTTCGCGCAAGAAAAAACTGCTTAACAAGCAGAAAGAAGGTAAAAAACGCATGAAGCAAGTCGGTAACGTAGAGGTGCCACAAGAGGCATTTTTAGCGGTTCTGAAGCTAAATAATTAA